Part of the Ptiloglossa arizonensis isolate GNS036 chromosome 7, iyPtiAriz1_principal, whole genome shotgun sequence genome, ctgaTTCTGTTTGCACTAGACATACTGAAGATATTGGTGTGAATATGCACTGATGGATGTTCTGCAAGGATTATGAAAAGGAATTTATGCTCTTATTAAAAAGGAAATACaatttaatgaattttttattattttttttctcttattatTTATCCACCAGAAAAGTATACCAGAGATACTTAGCAGTATCTCCATTGTTGAAGTAAATGCTGTGGTAAACAGCATATTCAGTTCGTTTTTTGGACGAAATGAATAGTAATTATAGTGACATCCTTTTACATTCCTTGGTATAATGGCTAAGCAGAGGAAAAGTTCTGGATGAGTTTTTTTCTTTATGACaaaaagttatttaatttttatgatATTCATGCTTCTTGTAAAAACTAtacgataatttttaatttttcagctGCCTTAATCTAGGAATTTAACAATAGATTTCAAAATTTACACTGTATAAAGGATTATTCACTAAAGTTATCgcattaaaaatattactattaaaTCCATGATGAGCTTGCACATAATGTGtcaatttataatttcagaaTTAATGCTCAAAGGATCACATTTGTTAAGAAAATTAATACCAACTAGTagttaaaaaattctatttgtttttaaaattcctcttaaaataaatgtataacatTGTAAAAGTATGAGTAAATATACAATGTGTTGCCTAAtacttttacaaaattatattatcgTTTTTCTCCAGCATTTATGCTACAGATTTGAATGAATATTTGCTCTGGTAAGATTTTTcatgatttttcacaatttttaaagaatttaatgTAGTGCAAGTTTAATAACCCTGACCATCTGACAGTTTGTTACAGTCGCAAAATAAGCAACACTGTTTTTGTTGTTTAAATTTATGATACAATATACCTACATAAATGTTGACAACATATCCATGTCAATCGAAAATGTTCAGGATATCTTTGAAAATAGCCCTTTTTGGATTGTATCATAAACCTGGTAGATTCAACTATTAATTTACTAAATACATAATtatgttttaaaaattattttataatgacTTATTTTAGAAATAGAAACTGCAAACATATCTAAACATTTAGaacaaaacattttattttaaataaaattttgcatatgttcttttttatttatagtaTAATTCTACTTATTACCATAGAAttataatgaaattattatcaTTGTACTCTAAAAAAACTCTCAAAAATTGCAACTCAATTACAAATAGTAACAAATagttgaataaaatatatttcaaaagctcttaaaaaaaaaatttaattatactttttaaCAATTGGGAAATAAGTTTtacaaattaataatttcattattagTATAATGACAGAGATAATTTggagtaaataaaatatatttactttaaTGACTTATatggtttatttatattttttattaaaaaattacactgTTACATAAAGATGTAAcatgaaaaatgtatataatttttaaataatttatatacataatataaacATCCAttcttattataaattaaatattttattcatcttCTACATTACTAAATCCTACATCATTTACATCATaatctttcattttattttctaaaatcCACCATTTGTCCAAAAATCCTACATCCACTACTCTTTGATAAAATGTTATGTACTGAGGTTTTAAGTGAGAGCAAATTGCTTTATACAAGCAACATGCTTCATCATAGTTATCTAAccaaattatagaaattatacCTAAATTTATATGTCGTATAATTCCTTCGTTATAAGATTGTCCAATCCATTTCATGTGATGTTCAGAGGTGGGATTGCGTATAGTTTCTCCTACTTGCATTAGTTTTATAGTATTGTGTAATAAATGTTCTTTGAAGGAACATTCGTCTACATTATGTTTGTTCATATATACACAGAGTGCTGTAACTAATAAAACAagatgttaaattttaatttattaataattgtaaacattattagtcattttataattcattttatattaatacTTATTATAATGAAAAACTTAATAATAGTTTTTTATGATTGACTACAACTGACACAATATTtgtgtttatttaattaattataaagaaTACGTACGAGAAACATATGTGGAAACTCGTATCGgataatttttacaatcgtCAACAACATGTATTGCTACGTCTTTGTAatctgtataaacatttttccaatattttcctATAACCAGAAATgtatgttaattaaacgtcattcatatttgttttataatagtatttttactttatattaCATTTATCAATTACTTACCCCATCGTTCAAGAAATGTCCCTTTTAGTCTTTCTGGTGTTTCTAAATTCTTTACTTTAATGTAAACATCATTCATGTAATTTACTAATTTTgatgtaaatttatatttccgAAGTGGAAAAAGCAACCTATAATTCATGTTGGCCACGAAATTATAATAAGAAGTTTACAATGCGTATAATGCCATTTAAAATATGCGCTTTTTAACACAATTATAAGATGTGTATCAACTTATCGGtcaacattaatttctattgTGTAAAGGGAAAATAGCACTCGATGTATTCCCTTGTCTTTCTCGATATGTTCTAGTTATCGTGTAGGTAAAACATTAGATCAGGATCTGAGGAATCTTGCCAAAATGTAGGTTCATACAGGTCATACTGAGTTACTGTGGTCTAGTCACGAATGGCGCTAATGTTGTATTTTTTGACATATTCTATAGCAGTATGTACATACAATCTATGAGGTAGTTTGTTTCTTTAAGACGAAAGTCATTATTCATCACGTTTCGATTACTTTTCTTCCTTCACAGCTCGTACTTGCGTGCGTTATGCGTGTAAATGCACAAAAGCGGTATTTCGTCGTGTATCATAAAGAGACTTTAATCTTTTGAAATATCTAACCTATGAGCGATATGTCACATGAATCACTATGAAATAATAGTGCTCTAACAATAGGGTATGATATGTAAAATATAAGATAGATGATTACTTTAAGGATtaagtaattatttattaaatatatctctttatgtttgtaaaattaatttcgatatatGTACCATATTTCATCATATATGTCAccatatttattcatatttctatcATAAATTCTAAATTACTTTCTCCTATACAGATATGTAATCCCAAATCATTGTTGACCTAACTCCATGGTGaagtttaaattttttattttacataactAAAATCTTTAGTTAAGAGTTAAGTACCCGCTTTTAACGGCTGAAAGCGTCGTTAACTCAAAGTTCGTATATTATCATTTAATCCTAACTTCTGAATGACGTCTGCCAAAATTTTAGACAACTTTATTGAGTAATTTTGTTTTAGTAACTGTTTAAACTGGATAAGTTTGTGTTTGTTTTCAACCATAGAAAAAGAGCAATATTAGTTGGTGATTCAACTTCTTTTTTTAGATGGAAAGACGTGTGAGGAAATCAAAGTAAACTTACATGTTGTTTATAAGGACTATATACCTTCGCTAACCACCATCGGATATTGGTTTAATGAATTCAAGTGTGGCCAAATATCTGTTTTTGTTGAAGAGCGCCCAGGACGTCCGATTGAGATAACTAGGGAGGATATAACCAACAAAATCTATGACATTGTGTTAGCAGACCGCCGGTTGAAGATTAGAGAGATCGCTGACATTGTAAACATATCAATTGAACGCTTATAAAATATCTTACATGAAAAAGTTATCAGCGAGATGGGTGACGCGTTTGCTCACAGTAGAACAAAAACAAAACCGCATTTTTGTCCGTAATCGCTACGACAAGATTGGTAAAATTACGTCAAATTACGAATTGCTACCTCATCCACTCTATTCTCCAGATTTGGCTCTCTGCAATTTCTTTTTGTTACCAAACCTGAAAAATGACTTGGCGGAAAGAGGTTTGTGTCAAACGAAGAGGTAATCCTCGAAACAGTGGTCATTTTGCAGAggggtgggttttagtgggtaggtcgtGCATCCGGTGTTTCCAGGTACGGGGAATTCCACATTATCTCCGGCTCCGCTCCAAGGGATCGGGaaagtctttcgaagatttcttccacgtaaaaaaaaaagcatcTTGGACTCCTCCCTGTCGTGTTGGGGCAATGAACAAACGTAGTGAGCGGTTAAGGTGTCGGCCTCCTGTTGCGACCCCCGTCCATGCGCTTTCATGCTCCCTTCGCACCTTCTTCTTCTGCAACATATCTACCCATCTAGGGTGGAGCACACCGTGATCTGGTCGTCAGAATAGTTCCAGAAATGCGCAGTTACTTCTTTATACAATGCAGGTACCGCCTGAAGCTATTATGGCTGGATAGCAACTGCACTATTTGTTAGATGGGGCCACCAAAACCTCGGTCCAACCACTCCAGCAAAAGTGGCCGGATAGCCTCGACAATCTATTACCTAAAAGTCGCTGCTGCCATTGCAATAGCGACTGCCGAATCTGGTGCTTGAGGGATTCTACTTTACTTCTCGCCAGGACTTCCCCTGCTTACGGTACTAGCAGCAATTGTTGTAGTAAGCCGCATACAAGCCCGTAAGTAGATCCAGCAGGAGAAGTTCTGTCCCATAGAACAGAGTCCTATAATCGTGAGCAACCCTTAAAGTCAGTCGCCTATGGACCTAGTGTAGCATGATACTGCTGTGCCGGGAGGTAGTTGGGTTGTCTGCCCAAATCCATTTGTCTTCTCGACGATGGGAGCAAATTGTTTGAGCGCGTACTAGCAACTCGCAACGTCGGTACATGTTGCAGAGTGGACCTAACTTGGCCAGTTTGGGTTCTTGGAGAGACGGTCGACCATCAACGCGATTCGTCGCGCCTGGTCCTTCTCCTAAAGTGGGATGACATTGGTGATGTCCTTGACACCTTAGACAGGGCGGCAATTAGGCGGAGACTCGAAGATCATAGAGTCTTTTTCTATATAGGGCAGAAGGCGCTTAAAATTGGCTGGTTTAACCAGCACTAAACGTTTGCCAATAACACGTGTCAATCCTTCTTCCTCGCTGGTGAGCACCGAGTGGCTGTGGTCCCATTCCCAATCGGTAAACGGAGCATTATGGCTTGATGATGTATTGGAGACCAAATGGGACAAAGTGGAATTTAAGTCTGTCCAGGGCGACAGCTCAAAGAGAAAAGTTCATAATAATGCAATGGGCTAGAGCGACGATACGGACTCTCTCCAACCCTTCTCGATGATGCGTATTGCGGAGAAGATATATAAATAAGCACTGTTATTGTAAATACGTTGGTCCGTGCGTATGAGTGCGTTATAAAGCGGCACCCGACCATTTGGTAAAAGTAGACAAGCTGGTATAGGACTTAGATTTGAGGAGCAACgcatcaatttttttaaagaaaaactaAATACCACTATAAAACTCAATATGTAAGGACAGTAGCACTTTAAGTTGTGTGGTAAGGATTATACTACTGCCCAAGCTAGCGACATGGACCAACCTGGGCTCTTCTTGTGGTGGTCGTTGGGCGATTGTGGATTGCTTTCCAGTTGGATAAACGGAAGGCTTTTCGGGTTGAAATTCGAATGGGACAAAGTGGAATGTAAGCCTGTTCAGAACAGCCCGAAAGTAAAATCTTTACAATGCAACGGGCTAGAGCGGTGATACAGAATCTTTCGATCTTTTTCGATGAATCGGTTAAAAGAGGAGTGGGTGTATAAATAACACGATTATTCTTCTCGCGTCGTCTTTACTTGTGGTGGAGTTGGTAAGTAGAGTCCGACCATTCGGTAAAGTCTAAAAGTGCTGATAAAGGATCATTACCTAGGTGCAGCTACCTCGTCGCTTGCGATCGGATTAAATATACATTAAATGGTTGAGGACTACTTCCACAGCAGGTGGATAGAGTATTCGGGTCGGTACGACATCTAGCGGAGAGGGGGTGTACTCCGTAGTTTCGCAGGGGTTCGTGTTAGGACCTCTGCTCTGGAATCTCGGGTATGACACTGTTCTACAAAGGCCTTCCTGATGACGTCAGTCTAACATGCTATACTAACGACACGTTAGTGTTGGTTGTTGGGAACTACTGGGGGAGAGTCATCCTGTGGGTCGAGGATAGTGCTCGACGTGTCATCAAAAGGATCAGGGGGAGGTGCTGCTCCGTAAAACCGAAGTGCTGAGTTTCCACGCATCTTGGCAGAAACCGTAATCATTCCTGATTCAAACGGTGGCGCCACTGTCAACGTGAAGTCTCACACGAAATATCTGGGAACAtttgattaatttattaaatcctCCTATCTTGAAGCGTTCTACTATGATATAACTTGGCACGAGAACTCGAGCTTATATCAAAAGTATGTTAAAGATAATTGGTTAATGTTTATTAGATTTTTATTAGGTCTTCGCGTTGTCTTGAGTAAGTCTTTAACATTCAAGTTCGACAAGAGCATCGAGCTGTAGTCAGACAGTGTACTAAGATAATTTCGGATGAgccttttattttattcacttgGGACATTAATTGCATCCGGTGGTTTCATAACACAAAAGCAATGGACTTTTATAGGCATacgaattatatataattacattaatcGAAGCATCGAGTTTTCAAGCGTAATATTAATACACGAGTAAGTTTGTAAATAAACGTTAAATTCTTCTATAAATCTATTATTTCGTCTACAGCATTCGATGGTCTAATACGCGCACCtgtgtatgacgtacaacggaGTTATAATCCTGTCGTgggtaatgaaaatatttattctttatatAAACTATCAATAGTTTACCGATACCGAATGAAACACGTATTTGAACCACGTATGTAACAATTCATAGTttggatttaaaaattgtagGATCGACGATATTCAGTAATAGTGGAACATAGATAAAAGTAATATAAGGTATAAAATTATGAGTGACGATGATATTATTtggtttatttttaacaaaaataatggtaaaaattgtaatattggtGGGATGTACCAGCCCATGTGTTATATAGAAACACCACGAAGCTGAATGTCTATTGAATATTGTATCATAATAGGCAAAACGACAAATAGAAGTAGATGCTCTGCAGATGTTTATGTCTATTTTAAAGGTTGCTCGAAATTTGGCGGTATATAAGAATGATTAATCGTTTTCttgtaatacattttttttattaagtacATATGTACTCCTTTATATAATACACATTCATATTCGATGTTTATTTCCGGTCGTTATACgacatatttttaaatttggttCTTTTAGACTTATTCTCTGGGAATTGTTTATTCGAACGGATTTGTTTCCCGATCAGTTAGGATATTCGATATTTTACTATATTCTCTTAAGAGATTGAGTATAACGAATCGGCGACATGCTGCACTTGTCAAAATTATGTGCACCAAAGAGCATATGTTTTGTCAGGCATTTTGTATTGACGAAAACATTCTAAATATACTACTTAATCTATGTGTATCATACCATAAAGTTTGATTTTTAAACACCGGCTTACCATCGAATGGACttggaacaattttaattttcgtacaACATGTATTTGAGAACTTTCAAAACTTTGAACATTTTGTACTTCGTACATTCATTATCgtattgttatatttttgttgttgaaaataaatcgtCACGTTTGCAAAAAGCACTCGTTATTCGCTAGATATTTAACTCCGAAAACTCTGTGAAAgctaacattttttttaatggaacgattataattataattagctTTTACTCGAGTGAATTATTTGACATCGTCGTGAAAGCTATACTTGAAacaatttgattttttctcCAGAATCAGTGTTCGGAAGTATTTGCACTTATTACGAAGcgaataaaatgttattaacactagatttagcaaccagtcaaaatgactggtttcgaCTACTTTTACAAAGGAATTTACTTTAAgttccatagcatattttcaaaagacattgcgacattttctattctatagatataatcaatttcataagtttttctttttccccaaCCGTTAATTTTCCTGAGACACGTACGAAGAACACTTTAATATAccggaatctatcggtagttctagtgttaaagttgatttacatatttcgtagtagtttcaatttgtcgaaattctttttttctacctttgttcctttcttgttGCGTAGTCTCGCACATATAGTATGCTATGCCTTTGCCTTGCCTGTACGTGAACGCGTCTGTGAATTACCTGACGAGCAAGGGCATCCGTCGACGGGTTAGTCACCGCGGGCGACGCTCGATCGATCCAGTCGCTTGTGAGGGGTGGAATTATAGGCACAGGCAGTTCGAGAGAGGCAGGGCAAGAGAGATGCATGATCACAAAGCTTCGAGTATAGCCACTGAGCTATTGCCTCACTTGCAGATCTATTGATGTCAAAGGTATTTAGTGCATCCATCTTTCCTAacaaaatttgttattattttctagTATATATAAATTCAATGTAACGCTAATTTGAAAACTATTCAATGTCAATGTAAACGACCAAACATCAGTATAGATACACTTCTTAAAATAGTTAGAGGATCATCTACGTAAATTAAGTTGTCTTTTAGTAAAATAGTAAATACTTTCAAAACTTTAAcatgttcgataaaaatactaTTATATGTAACCAATCCTGTCGTgggtaatgaaaatatttattctttatatAAACTATCAATAGTTTACCGATACCGAATGAAACACGTATTTGAACTGTGTATAAAATATACACTGTGTCATTTatctaaaaaattttattcattattttaaataatcttgAAAAATGGTCCTTTAATAGTTGTGTAGTAGTGCATTTCTTTATTTATCTATTAATACAGTTCTTACGTTGATCAGTGTTactttattcatttacaatgtgtTCATTTCTTATTTCTAGTGAGGCTTTCAGATTCAGAGGAGAATCACTTACGCATAAATGAATTAAAGAACATATTTTCGGAATACAGAACTTAATAAAACGATTCGGATGATAATGTAGGAAACTAATAGCACCATCAATGGGTAAATAAGATGAGGAGTCTCCCAATTGATATCAttcaaataattacaaatagtATTATTACCTAATCAAATTTTAATTGATACAACAGTGTGAAAGTAATCAACGTAATCAAGATAATAACGCCTCTAAAGAAAGTAGTATGAATAgttaatgaaataatattgtgcaaaatttaatACAGTGTTAAACTGCCAGATTATGCAAGTTAAGGGGGCTATATACACCCGTAATATgggtaaaaaaaaatcgattttccaaaaatatgTTTTTCGATTGTATGATATTTAAACTATATCCGGTTCAAATTTTATTGAATAATTCGTAAAATGGACGAAATTGTAGCTTATCACAGACAGATATCTCATTGAACTCATCGCGCTCCAATTGAATCCTCCGTGGCATATGATCAAGATatctaaataaacaaaaaagaatACATTGGTCACGTCCAAAAACGTATAGGTACAAGACTTCGACAAtgtgtaaagaaaaataaaggtcTGTGTAAATGTATAAAGAAAATCAAAGGTTCGGTGGTTGTAATAAATTAACTGGGAAAATGATAGGTAAATTGTTTATCATGGTTTGGGTATACGAAGAAATTGTGACtcggatgaaagaaatgaaaaattcaatttgggCGACGTTTTACCATTGCAGTTCAACGGATGGGGAAATCCTCGATACACATTCTGTCCTGAAGACGTTGACTCGTGGTGCATTTGGCAGAAAGCTAAAGCAGAGAAGATTATAAGCACCTATAAATATGATACAAAAGTTCATTCAGTGCTTGAACTATAGTTGAAATTGCTTCAAATATTGCtgcaaatgtatttatttaatgatAGTGTCagattattattgtaaataatgtaataaGGTTGAACTTGGTAGAGTGCGTTACAGAGAGTTTTATCAAAGAGGACAGAATGATGtcaacaaaattaaaaagagaTCAAATTGAAACTTTAACGTCCGCAGAAGAAGAATTACGTGGATTCGAAATCGATGATTTAATATACGTATAAAAACTAAACAATTTCTTGTATAGACATCTATGATTAAAGCTTTAAACACGTTTTCTTCAGAAACATCTTTTTCCAAAACGGTGTCCAAAATATCTTGAGAACTAACGAACAATCGATTTTGTTGAAATTTTCCACAGAATTTCTTTATACAATTCTTTAATAGTTGTTTGGAGCCTTCTTTTCGCAACCGAATTATCGTACATAATTGTGCATATACAATGATGGACACTTTATTGACACAGTACGCCAATTGGTATGAAAGTGTTAAAAActagcgaaaaaattgtttatattaCTCCTTTGTTGTACTTCATTATTGTAGCTTTATTTACAATATCTCATTTATCTATACACAAGGTAGAACAAAGTTAATGAAATAGAGAACATATAATTAATGAAAATCTGTTTTATTGTCATTTCATACTTGGACAAAAGTATCAGCACATCTTTTTATAACACTGTattcaattataatttaatatttagtaGCATGTGTTGGTTTATACGTATAAAAATTTGATGTATT contains:
- the LOC143149275 gene encoding uncharacterized protein LOC143149275 — its product is MKKLSARWVTRLLTVEQKQNRIFVRNRYDKIGKITSNYELLPHPLYSPDLALCNFFLLPNLKNDLAERGTGNSTLSPAPLQGIGKVFRRFLPRKKKSILDSSLSCWGNEQT
- the LOC143149274 gene encoding mitochondrial import inner membrane translocase subunit Tim29 yields the protein MNYRLLFPLRKYKFTSKLVNYMNDVYIKVKNLETPERLKGTFLERWGKYWKNVYTDYKDVAIHVVDDCKNYPIRVSTYVSLTALCVYMNKHNVDECSFKEHLLHNTIKLMQVGETIRNPTSEHHMKWIGQSYNEGIIRHINLGIISIIWLDNYDEACCLYKAICSHLKPQYITFYQRVVDVGFLDKWWILENKMKDYDVNDVGFSNVEDE